A genome region from Macrotis lagotis isolate mMagLag1 chromosome 4, bilby.v1.9.chrom.fasta, whole genome shotgun sequence includes the following:
- the SEC24C gene encoding protein transport protein Sec24C isoform X2 translates to MNVNQPAPPGVPYGQPQPGYTGFQSNYGGQPGPMIPPSPYGAYNGPMPGYQQLPPPGMPRAPPSSGTPPASTTARVPSGQSAYGQFGQGDVQNGPSSTVQMQRPPVSQPFVPAPVAPLVNQPATFQPYGPPPTSSQLTTQMAGMQISGPPAPPASGLTYGPPPTSMASASGNFPGSNLYSSYPQNLAPPTSLAQPHPGAQTPQHSAPPQASSFPPSAAGGPRPPSIAGPSIPGQNFGGPPVSQSNHASSPPPQAQPPMSGPPGPPPPMHSSQPGYQLQQNGSFGPARGTQPNYGGAYSGAPNFASQPGPPQPPPPKRLDPDSIPSPIQVIEDDRNNRGSEPFVTAARGQVPPLVTTNFLVKDQGNASPRYIRCTSYNIPCTSDMAKQAQVPLAAVIKPLARLPPEEASPYVVDHGEAGPVRCNRCKAYMCPFMQFIEGGRRFQCCFCSCVTEVPPQYFQHLDHTGKRVDFYDRPELSLGSYEFLATVDYCKNNKFPHPPAFIFMIDVSYNAVRSGLVKLLCEELKSLLDFLPREGGAEESAVRVGFVTYNKVLHFYNVKSSLAQPQMMVVSDVADMFVPLLDGFLVNVNESRTVITSLLDQIPEMFADTRETETVFAPVVQAGMEALKAAECPGKLFLFHTSLPIAEAPGKLKNRDDRKLLNTDKEKTLFQPQTGFYQSLAKECVAQGCCVDLFLFPNQYVDVATLGVVPHHTGGSIYKYACFQVESDQERFLSDLRRDVQKDVGFDAVMRVRTSTGIRATDFFGAFYMSNTTDVELAGLDGDKTVTVEFKHDDRLSEDSGALIQCALLYTSCAGQRRLRIHNLSLNCCTQLADLYRNCETDTLINYLAKFAYRGVLSSPVKTVRDALISQCAQILACYRKNCASPSSAGQLILPECMKLLPVYLNCVLKSDVLQPGAEVTTDDRAYVRQLVTSMDVAETNVFFYPRLLPLTKVPVENNAEPPAVRASEERLSKGDVYLLENGLNLFLWVGASVQQSVVQSLFSVPSFSQINSGLSALPVLENPLSKRVRDLIDGFRAQRSRYMKLIVVKQEDKLEMLFKHFLVEDKSLNGGASYVDFLCHMHKEIRQLLS, encoded by the exons ACCCCCTGTGTCTCAGCCATTTGTGCCAGCTCCAGTGGCCCCTCTGGTGAACCAACCTGCCACATTTCAGCCCTATGGCCCTCCACCAACCAGTTCACAGCTGACCACTCAGATGGCAGGGATGCAGATCAGTGGCCCACCTGCCCCTCCTGCTTCAGGGTTGACCTATG GGCCACCACCTACATCAATGGCTTCAGCCTCAGGAAATTTTCCAGGCTCCAATCTATATAGCTCTTACCCTCAGAACCTGGCACCACCCACTAGCCTGGCTCAGCCTCATCCTGGTGCCCAAACCCCACAGCACTCTGCCCCTCCACAGGCTTCTAGTTTCCCACCCTCAGCAGCAGGGGGCCCCAGGCCTCCCTCAATTGCTGGACCATCAATACCTGGACAGAATTTTGGGGGACCTCCAGTGAGCCAGTCCAACCATGCATCTTCACCTCCCCCACAAGCTCAACCCCCAATGTCTGGTCCCCCAGGACCACCACCTCCTATGCACTCCTCTCAGCCAGGCTATCAGCTACAACAAAACG GCTCCTTTGGACCAGCTCGAGGCACTCAGCCCAACTATGGAGGAGCCTACTCTGGAGCACCCAACTTTGCCAGTCAGCCTGGGCCTCCTCAGCCACCTCCTCCAAAGCGCTTGGATCCCGATTCCATCCCTAGTCCT ATCCAGGTCATTGAAGATGACAGGAATAACCGGGGGTCAGAGCCATTTGTCACTGCAGCACGAGGCCAAGTCCCACCCCTGGTTACCACCAACTTTCTAGTGAAAGACCAAG GGAATGCAAGTCCACGATATATCCGGTGTACATCATATAATATCCCTTGCACGTCTGACATGGCCAAGCAGGCTCAGGTGCCCCTAGCAGCTGTCATCAAGCCACTGGCCAGGCTGCCCCCTGAGGAG GCCTCTCCATATGTGGTGGACCATGGGGAAGCAGGCCCTGTGCGCTGTAATCGATGCAAAGCCTACATGTGCCCCTTCATGCAGTTTATTGAAGGGGGGAGGCGTTTCCAGTGCTGCTTTTGCAGCTGTGTTACTGAAG TTCCTCCCCAGTATTTCCAACACCTGGATCACACTGGTAAGCGTGTGGACTTCTATGACCGGCCTGAGCTTTCCCTGGGGTCCTATGAATTCCTGGCTACTGTGGATTACTGTAAG aACAACAAGTTCCCTCACCCCCCTGCCTTCATCTTCATGATTGATGTCTCCTACAACGCTGTTAGGAGTGGCCTTGTCAAGCTCCTCTGTGAGGAGCTCAAGTCTCTGTTGGACTTCTTGCCCAG GGAGGGCGGGGCAGAGGAGTCGGCTGTTCGAGTGGGCTTTGTCACGTACAACAAAGTGTTGCACTTCTACAACGTGAAGAGTTCCTTGGCCCAGCCGCAGATGATGGTGGTGTCTGACGTGGCAGACATGTTTGTGCCACTGCTGGATGGCTTCCTGGTCAACGTCAATGAGTCCCGGACAGTCATCACCAG tttGCTGGACCAGATTCCAGAAATGTTTGCAGATacaagggagacagagacagtaTTTGCTCCTGTGGTTCAGGCTGGAATGGAGGCCCTGAAG GCTGCTGAGTGTCCAGGGAAGTTGTTTTTGTTCCATACATCACTGCCCATTGCAGAAGCTCCTGGGAAACTGAAGAACCGAGATGATAGGAAACTGCTCAACACTGACAAGGAaaag aCTCTCTTCCAGCCACAAACAGGCTTCTATCAGTCCCTGGCCAAGGAATGTGTGGCTCAGGGTTGCTGTGTGGATCTATTTCTCTTTCCTAATCAGTATGTAGATGTAGCCACCCTTGGAGTAGTACCCCATCACACTGGTGGCTCCATCTACAAGTACGCTTGCTTCCAG GTGGAAAGTGACCAGGAGCGCTTCCTCAGTGACTTACGTCGGGATGTACAGAAGGACGTAGGCTTTGATGCTGTGATGCGTGTCCGGACAAGCACTG GTATCCGGGCTACAGATTTCTTTGGGGCCTTCTATATGAGTAACACGACAGATGTGGAGCTGGCAGGTCTGGATGGGGACAAGACAGTGACTGTAGAATTCAAACATGATGATCGCCTCAGTGAAGACAGTGGAGCTCTCATCCAG TGTGCTCTGCTCTACACAAGCTGTGCTGGGCAACGGAGACTCCGTATTCACAATCTCTCACTGAACTGCTGCACCCAGCTGGCTGACTTATATCGGAATTGTGAGACCGACACACTCATCAATTACCTGGCCAAGTTTG CATACCGGGGGGTACTGAGCAGTCCTGTGAAAACAGTACGTGATGCTCTCATCAGCCAGTGTGCCCAGATCCTGGCCTGTTACCGAAAGAACTGTGCTAGCCCATCATCTGCTGGACAG cTCATACTTCCAGAATGCATGAAACTTCTCCCCGTTTACCTGAATTGTGTGCTGAAGAGTGATGTCCTACAGCCTGGGGCTGAGGTCACTACTGATGACCGAGCCTATGTCCGGCAGCTGGTCACTTCCATGGATGTGGCAGAAACCAATGTCTTCTTCTATCCTCGACTTCTTCCACTG ACAAAGGTTCCAGTGGAAAACAATGCAGAACCACCAGCTGTCCGGGCATCTGAGGAGCGCCTCAGCAAAGGAGATGTGTACTTACTGGAGAATGGGCTTAACCTTTTCCTCTGGGTTGGGGCCAGTGTGCAGCAAAGTGTTGTCCAGAGCCTCTTCAGTGTCCCTTCCTTCAGCCAGATTAACAGTGGCCTG AGTGCCCTGCCAGTCTTAGAGAACCCATTGTCTAAAAGGGTGCGCGACCTCATCGATGGCTTCCGTGCACAGAGATCTCGCTATATGAAG CTCATTGTGGTAAAGCAAGAGGACAAGTTGGAGATGTTGTTCAAGCACTTCCTGGTAGAAGACAAGAGCCTGAATGGGGGTGCGTCCTATGTGGACTTTCTGTGTCACATGCACAAGGAGATTCGGCAGCTACTGAGCTAG
- the CHCHD1 gene encoding small ribosomal subunit protein mS37, protein MAAPSLRGRLARLSNGKRPVLKPSKPLMLADRVGAGRRELGEATCITEMSLMMACWKQNEFSDTICAKEIKDFFACSSKAEAERKQKAKQELLGSSGKLTPKQTNILLRRFPNISYII, encoded by the exons ATGGCGGCGCCGAGTCTGCGGGGCCGCCTGGCGCGCCTGAGCAACGGCAAGCGGCCGGTGCTGAAGCCCAGCAAGCCCCTGATGCTGGCCGACCGCGTCGGGGCGGGCCGCCGCGAGCTCGGGG AGGCCACCTGCATAACCGAGATGTCCCTGATGATGGCTTGCTGGAAGCAGAATGAATTTAGCGACACAATTTGTGCCAAGGAGATCAAAGACTTCTTTGCCTGTTCTTCGAAGGCCGAG gcAGAGCGgaagcagaaggcaaaacagGAGTTGCTGGGCTCCTCTGGGAAGTTGACTcccaagcaaacaaatatattgtTGAGGAGGTTTCCTAACATATCCTACATTATCTGA
- the SEC24C gene encoding protein transport protein Sec24C isoform X1 — MNVNQPAPPGVPYGQPQPGYTGFQSNYGGQPGPMIPPSPYGAYNGPMPGYQQLPPPGMPRAPPSSGTPPASTTARVPSGQSAYGQFGQGDVQNGPSSTVQMQRPPVSQPFVPAPVAPLVNQPATFQPYGPPPTSSQLTTQMAGMQISGPPAPPASGLTYGPPPTSMASASGNFPGSNLYSSYPQNLAPPTSLAQPHPGAQTPQHSAPPQASSFPPSAAGGPRPPSIAGPSIPGQNFGGPPVSQSNHASSPPPQAQPPMSGPPGPPPPMHSSQPGYQLQQNGSFGPARGTQPNYGGAYSGAPNFASQPGPPQPPPPKRLDPDSIPSPQLNELPPQQKTRHRIDPDAIPSPIQVIEDDRNNRGSEPFVTAARGQVPPLVTTNFLVKDQGNASPRYIRCTSYNIPCTSDMAKQAQVPLAAVIKPLARLPPEEASPYVVDHGEAGPVRCNRCKAYMCPFMQFIEGGRRFQCCFCSCVTEVPPQYFQHLDHTGKRVDFYDRPELSLGSYEFLATVDYCKNNKFPHPPAFIFMIDVSYNAVRSGLVKLLCEELKSLLDFLPREGGAEESAVRVGFVTYNKVLHFYNVKSSLAQPQMMVVSDVADMFVPLLDGFLVNVNESRTVITSLLDQIPEMFADTRETETVFAPVVQAGMEALKAAECPGKLFLFHTSLPIAEAPGKLKNRDDRKLLNTDKEKTLFQPQTGFYQSLAKECVAQGCCVDLFLFPNQYVDVATLGVVPHHTGGSIYKYACFQVESDQERFLSDLRRDVQKDVGFDAVMRVRTSTGIRATDFFGAFYMSNTTDVELAGLDGDKTVTVEFKHDDRLSEDSGALIQCALLYTSCAGQRRLRIHNLSLNCCTQLADLYRNCETDTLINYLAKFAYRGVLSSPVKTVRDALISQCAQILACYRKNCASPSSAGQLILPECMKLLPVYLNCVLKSDVLQPGAEVTTDDRAYVRQLVTSMDVAETNVFFYPRLLPLTKVPVENNAEPPAVRASEERLSKGDVYLLENGLNLFLWVGASVQQSVVQSLFSVPSFSQINSGLSALPVLENPLSKRVRDLIDGFRAQRSRYMKLIVVKQEDKLEMLFKHFLVEDKSLNGGASYVDFLCHMHKEIRQLLS, encoded by the exons ACCCCCTGTGTCTCAGCCATTTGTGCCAGCTCCAGTGGCCCCTCTGGTGAACCAACCTGCCACATTTCAGCCCTATGGCCCTCCACCAACCAGTTCACAGCTGACCACTCAGATGGCAGGGATGCAGATCAGTGGCCCACCTGCCCCTCCTGCTTCAGGGTTGACCTATG GGCCACCACCTACATCAATGGCTTCAGCCTCAGGAAATTTTCCAGGCTCCAATCTATATAGCTCTTACCCTCAGAACCTGGCACCACCCACTAGCCTGGCTCAGCCTCATCCTGGTGCCCAAACCCCACAGCACTCTGCCCCTCCACAGGCTTCTAGTTTCCCACCCTCAGCAGCAGGGGGCCCCAGGCCTCCCTCAATTGCTGGACCATCAATACCTGGACAGAATTTTGGGGGACCTCCAGTGAGCCAGTCCAACCATGCATCTTCACCTCCCCCACAAGCTCAACCCCCAATGTCTGGTCCCCCAGGACCACCACCTCCTATGCACTCCTCTCAGCCAGGCTATCAGCTACAACAAAACG GCTCCTTTGGACCAGCTCGAGGCACTCAGCCCAACTATGGAGGAGCCTACTCTGGAGCACCCAACTTTGCCAGTCAGCCTGGGCCTCCTCAGCCACCTCCTCCAAAGCGCTTGGATCCCGATTCCATCCCTAGTCCT CAACTCAATGAGCTGCCTCCTCAGCAGAAAACCAGGCACAGAATAGACCCTGATGCCATTCCTAGCCCA ATCCAGGTCATTGAAGATGACAGGAATAACCGGGGGTCAGAGCCATTTGTCACTGCAGCACGAGGCCAAGTCCCACCCCTGGTTACCACCAACTTTCTAGTGAAAGACCAAG GGAATGCAAGTCCACGATATATCCGGTGTACATCATATAATATCCCTTGCACGTCTGACATGGCCAAGCAGGCTCAGGTGCCCCTAGCAGCTGTCATCAAGCCACTGGCCAGGCTGCCCCCTGAGGAG GCCTCTCCATATGTGGTGGACCATGGGGAAGCAGGCCCTGTGCGCTGTAATCGATGCAAAGCCTACATGTGCCCCTTCATGCAGTTTATTGAAGGGGGGAGGCGTTTCCAGTGCTGCTTTTGCAGCTGTGTTACTGAAG TTCCTCCCCAGTATTTCCAACACCTGGATCACACTGGTAAGCGTGTGGACTTCTATGACCGGCCTGAGCTTTCCCTGGGGTCCTATGAATTCCTGGCTACTGTGGATTACTGTAAG aACAACAAGTTCCCTCACCCCCCTGCCTTCATCTTCATGATTGATGTCTCCTACAACGCTGTTAGGAGTGGCCTTGTCAAGCTCCTCTGTGAGGAGCTCAAGTCTCTGTTGGACTTCTTGCCCAG GGAGGGCGGGGCAGAGGAGTCGGCTGTTCGAGTGGGCTTTGTCACGTACAACAAAGTGTTGCACTTCTACAACGTGAAGAGTTCCTTGGCCCAGCCGCAGATGATGGTGGTGTCTGACGTGGCAGACATGTTTGTGCCACTGCTGGATGGCTTCCTGGTCAACGTCAATGAGTCCCGGACAGTCATCACCAG tttGCTGGACCAGATTCCAGAAATGTTTGCAGATacaagggagacagagacagtaTTTGCTCCTGTGGTTCAGGCTGGAATGGAGGCCCTGAAG GCTGCTGAGTGTCCAGGGAAGTTGTTTTTGTTCCATACATCACTGCCCATTGCAGAAGCTCCTGGGAAACTGAAGAACCGAGATGATAGGAAACTGCTCAACACTGACAAGGAaaag aCTCTCTTCCAGCCACAAACAGGCTTCTATCAGTCCCTGGCCAAGGAATGTGTGGCTCAGGGTTGCTGTGTGGATCTATTTCTCTTTCCTAATCAGTATGTAGATGTAGCCACCCTTGGAGTAGTACCCCATCACACTGGTGGCTCCATCTACAAGTACGCTTGCTTCCAG GTGGAAAGTGACCAGGAGCGCTTCCTCAGTGACTTACGTCGGGATGTACAGAAGGACGTAGGCTTTGATGCTGTGATGCGTGTCCGGACAAGCACTG GTATCCGGGCTACAGATTTCTTTGGGGCCTTCTATATGAGTAACACGACAGATGTGGAGCTGGCAGGTCTGGATGGGGACAAGACAGTGACTGTAGAATTCAAACATGATGATCGCCTCAGTGAAGACAGTGGAGCTCTCATCCAG TGTGCTCTGCTCTACACAAGCTGTGCTGGGCAACGGAGACTCCGTATTCACAATCTCTCACTGAACTGCTGCACCCAGCTGGCTGACTTATATCGGAATTGTGAGACCGACACACTCATCAATTACCTGGCCAAGTTTG CATACCGGGGGGTACTGAGCAGTCCTGTGAAAACAGTACGTGATGCTCTCATCAGCCAGTGTGCCCAGATCCTGGCCTGTTACCGAAAGAACTGTGCTAGCCCATCATCTGCTGGACAG cTCATACTTCCAGAATGCATGAAACTTCTCCCCGTTTACCTGAATTGTGTGCTGAAGAGTGATGTCCTACAGCCTGGGGCTGAGGTCACTACTGATGACCGAGCCTATGTCCGGCAGCTGGTCACTTCCATGGATGTGGCAGAAACCAATGTCTTCTTCTATCCTCGACTTCTTCCACTG ACAAAGGTTCCAGTGGAAAACAATGCAGAACCACCAGCTGTCCGGGCATCTGAGGAGCGCCTCAGCAAAGGAGATGTGTACTTACTGGAGAATGGGCTTAACCTTTTCCTCTGGGTTGGGGCCAGTGTGCAGCAAAGTGTTGTCCAGAGCCTCTTCAGTGTCCCTTCCTTCAGCCAGATTAACAGTGGCCTG AGTGCCCTGCCAGTCTTAGAGAACCCATTGTCTAAAAGGGTGCGCGACCTCATCGATGGCTTCCGTGCACAGAGATCTCGCTATATGAAG CTCATTGTGGTAAAGCAAGAGGACAAGTTGGAGATGTTGTTCAAGCACTTCCTGGTAGAAGACAAGAGCCTGAATGGGGGTGCGTCCTATGTGGACTTTCTGTGTCACATGCACAAGGAGATTCGGCAGCTACTGAGCTAG
- the POFUT4 gene encoding GDP-fucose protein O-fucosyltransferase 4 gives MAGPGAALAAAVLLWAGGGGGTEPGPEAEWAEPWDGAVFRPPAALGPVGVARGAGRPGPDEGDLPVLLWWSPGLFPHFPADSERVECARGACLASRDRRRWRDPRTRALLFYGTDFRASEAPLPRLAHQSWALLHEESPLNNFLLSHAPGIGLFNLSATFSRRSDYPLPLQWLPGLAYLRRAAPSSGERAAWRRRGYAPLLYLQSHCDVPSDRDRYVRELMRYIPVDSYGKCLQNRELPPRLRDTATATAEDPELLAFLSRYKFHLALENAICEDYMTEKLWRPLHLGAVPVYRGSPSVRDWMPAERAVILVDDFESPRQLAAFLDFLDRHDDEYAKYLAYKQPGGITNALLRDSLRRREWGVNDPRRPSYLEGFECFVCDQELARLAAERAHAADPGRVPPPPARVAQPAHMACPPPSPGFGRLEDIPDTDSWKEMWLQDYWQGLDQGEALTAMIHNNETHHGKFWDYMHTIFLRRNQYPQPPT, from the exons ATGGCGGGCCCGGGCGCGGCGCTGGCGGCCGCGGTGCTGCTCtgggccggcggcggcggcgggaccGAGCCCGGGCCCGAGGCCGAGTGGGCGGAGCCCTGGGACGGCGCGGTGTTCCGGCCGCCCGCGGCGCTGGGCCCCGTGGGGgtggcgcggggcgcggggcggccGGGGCCCGACGAGGGCGACCTGCCCGTGCTGCTGTGGTGGAGCCCCGGCCTGTTCCCGCACTTCCCCGCCGACTCGGAGCGCGTCGAGTGCGCGCGCGGCGCCTGCCTGGCCTCCCGGGACCGGCGGCGCTGGCGGGACCCGCGCACGCGCGCGCTGCTCTTCTACGGCACCGACTTCCGCGCGTCCGAGGCGCCGCTGCCGCGCCTGGCGCACCAGAGCTGGGCCCTGCTGCACGAGGAGTCGCCGCTCAACAACTTCCTGCTGAGCCACGCGCCGGGCATCGGCCTCTTCAACCTCAGCGCCACCTTCAGCCGCCGCTCGGACTACCCGCTGCCGCTGCAGTGGCTGCCCGGCCTGGCCTACCTGCGGCGCGCCGCGCCCTCGTCCGGGGAGCGCGCCGCCTGGCGCCGCCGCGGCTACGCGCCGCTGCTCTACCTGCAGTCCCACTGCGACGTGCCGTCCGACCGCGACCGCTACGTGCGCGAGCTCATGCGCTACATTCCG GTGGACTCTTACGGCAAGTGCCTTCAGAACCGCGAGCTGCCGCCCCGCCTGCGGGACACGGCCACGGCCACGGCCGAGGACCCCGAGCTCCTGGCCTTCCTGTCCCGCTACAAGTTCCACCTGGCCCTGGAGAACGCCATCTGCGAGGACTACATGACGGAGAAGCTGTGGCGGCCGCTGCACCTGGGCGCCGTGCCCGTGTACCGCGGCTCGCCCTCCGTGCGCGACTGGATGCCCGCCGAGCGCGCCGTCATCCTGGTGGACGACTTCGAGTCCCCGCGCCAGCTGGCCGCCTTCCTGGACTTCCTGGACCGCCACGACGACGAGTACGCCAAGTACCTGGCCTACAAGCAGCCCGGGGGCATCACCAACGCGCTCCTCCGGGACAGCCTGCGGCGGCGCGAGTGGGGCGTCAACGACCCCCGGCGGCCCAGCTACCTGGAGGGTTTCGAGTGCTTCGTCTGTGACCAGGAGCTGGCCCGGCTGGCCGCCGAGAGGGCCCACGCCGCCGACCCGGGCCGCGTCCCGCCCCCGCCGGCCCGCGTGGCCCAGCCTGCCCACATGGCCTGCCCGCCGCCCAGCCCCGGCTTCGGGAGGCTGGAGGACATCCCGGACACCGACAG CTGGAAAGAGATGTGGCTGCAGGACTACTGGCAAGGCCTGGACCAGGGAGAGGCCCTCACCGCCATGATCCACAACAATGAGACACACCATGGGAAGTTTTGGGACTACATGCACACCATCTTCCTCCGAAGGAATCAGTACCCCCAGCCCCCTACATGA